The Halobacterium hubeiense genome contains the following window.
AGTCGTGGCCGAACTCTGCGGCCCCCTCGACCATCTCGCGGACCGTAAGGTCGCCGTCCGACCACTCCGTGTGCGCGTGCAGGTCGCCGCGCACGTCGTCCTCCTCAATTAGCTCGGGGAGGTCGCCGCTGGCCGCGGCCTCGACCTCGCCGCGGTCCTCGCGCAGCTCCGGCGGAATCAACGGCAGGCCGAGCGCGTCGTAGACGGCTTCCTCGGTCTCGCTGGCGAGGCGCTCGCCCACGCGCTGCCCAGAATCGGCGTCTTCGACGTCTCGGACGTCGAAGACGCCGTACTCGTTGACCTTCTTGCCCTGGTCGATGGCGTGGTTGCGCACCCTGACGTTGTGGTCCTTGCTGCCCGTGAAGTACTGCAGCGCCGCGCCGAACTCCTCGTCGACCACCACGCGGAGGTCGATACGGACCCGGTTCGACCGCACGCTCGTCTTCGTCGGCCCCAAGTCCAGCGTCTCGTCCACGCGGTCCCACTCGGTCAGCGCCTCGCCGACCGTCTCTCCGGCGTCGCTGGCGACGAGCACGTCCACGTCGCCGATGGTCTCGCGCCACCGCCGCGTCGACCCCGCGACCGCCACGCGCTCGACGGCGTCGAGGTCCGCGAGGAACGAGCGCACGTCCTCCGCGATGGGACGGCCGTTCCCGAGCAGTTCCCGCTCCTGGGCCTGCCGCGCGAACCCGATGTGGTCGAGGATGTTCTGCTCGGTCTTCGGCCCGAACCCCTCGACCTCCTGAATCTCGCCCGCTCGCGCCGCTTCTTCGAGGTCGTCCAGCGTCTGTACGCCGAGCGCGTCGTAGAGCTTCTTGACGGTCTTCGGCCCGACCCCCTCCACCGAGGTCAACTGTTCGATGTCCACCGGGAGCTTCTCGCGTTCCGCCTCCAGCTCCTCGATTTCGCCGGTCTCGACGTACTCCACGACCTTCGACGCGATGGCGTCGCCGACGCCCTCGATGCGCTGGACTTCATCCGCGCCCTCCGCCGCGAGTTCCTCGACGGCCGCCGAGTGGTCCCGGATGTTCGACGCCGCGCGGCGGTACGTGTTCGGCTTGTAACTGACGTCCTGGGCCTCCAGCAGGTCGGCGTACGCTTCGAGCACGCTCGCGACCTCGTTGTTCCGGCTCATCGCTTGATGCCCTCGTTGTCATCGTGGCCCAGCGCCTCCTTCAGGAACGAGAACCACCGCTTGCGGTCCGCGCGCTCGCTGGCCTCGATTTCCGCTTCGATGTTCGTCGTCCCCAGCGACTCCAGCGCGTTCAACGCCCGCTCGATGCCGATGATGGCCTCCACGAGTTCCTCCCCCTCCTCGCGGCTGATGTCCGCCTCCTCCAGTCGCTCCCGGCGCTGCAGGCGCTCCCGGCGAAGCGACTTCTTCGCGTCCTCGACGTCCTCGCGGCGCTCGGCCGGCACCGCGTCGAGCTTCTTCACCTCGAAGACGAACTCCCGCAACTCGAACTCCTCGCCCTGTACGTCGAGCGTGTCGGGAATCGACGCCCCCACCGTCGCCGCCTCCCGGTCGACGCGCTCGAGGAGCTGCTTCCGCTCGAACTCGCGCATACTCGTTGTACCGCCGGCTCCCGCAAAAGCCCCCCGGCTGTCTGGAATTGGATTTGGGACGCTTCGCTGTGCTTCTGCGACTGTAACGCGGAGCTAGAAAGCCCCGAGGCTGTAGACTCGGTGCGCTCTCACGGGTCACTACGTTCCCCGTTCGAGCAGTTCGAGGCCTCCCGTTGGTCGGCCTCGCGCTCGCTGCGCTCCTTGCTCACTACGTTCGCTGCGGTGCTTGCGTCGCGCGCCTTCGTCTACAGCCTCGCCCCTTTCAGTCCGCCCGTAGCCGGCTGCCCAATTGGCAACGGGCGGGACTGAAAGGGGCGGCGGGCTGAATCCGGCCCCGGCGAAGCAAGCACCGACTGGAGCACAGCGAGCCGCGGACGGTTCAGCGCGCCGGGGCTTTCGAGGAAGCGCAGACGACAGAGCGTTCGACAGCGCCGAGAAGCGAACCTAGCGCGGGACCCACGAGTAGACGTGGTTGAGCATCCAGTACGTGACGACGCCGAGGAACAGCGACAGCGACCACGCGGCGACCGCGATGCGGCCGTACTTGGC
Protein-coding sequences here:
- the polX gene encoding DNA polymerase/3'-5' exonuclease PolX; its protein translation is MSRNNEVASVLEAYADLLEAQDVSYKPNTYRRAASNIRDHSAAVEELAAEGADEVQRIEGVGDAIASKVVEYVETGEIEELEAEREKLPVDIEQLTSVEGVGPKTVKKLYDALGVQTLDDLEEAARAGEIQEVEGFGPKTEQNILDHIGFARQAQERELLGNGRPIAEDVRSFLADLDAVERVAVAGSTRRWRETIGDVDVLVASDAGETVGEALTEWDRVDETLDLGPTKTSVRSNRVRIDLRVVVDEEFGAALQYFTGSKDHNVRVRNHAIDQGKKVNEYGVFDVRDVEDADSGQRVGERLASETEEAVYDALGLPLIPPELREDRGEVEAAASGDLPELIEEDDVRGDLHAHTEWSDGDLTVREMVEGAAEFGHDYVAITDHAEGPGVFGDSGLSDADLREQADEVAAAREETDIIVFHGVEANVDADGNVVEVSDDVLADLDVVVASPHSGLGEDGGDQTERLISAVEHPHVDILGHPSGRLINDRPAMEFDPEALAEAAADAGTALEINSNPHRLDLWGSVVQTAVEAGATIAVNTDAHSTSEYANVEYGVHTARRGWAEAGDVLNARDPEGVREFLDS
- a CDS encoding DUF5788 family protein, encoding MREFERKQLLERVDREAATVGASIPDTLDVQGEEFELREFVFEVKKLDAVPAERREDVEDAKKSLRRERLQRRERLEEADISREEGEELVEAIIGIERALNALESLGTTNIEAEIEASERADRKRWFSFLKEALGHDDNEGIKR